From the genome of Tenrec ecaudatus isolate mTenEca1 chromosome 1, mTenEca1.hap1, whole genome shotgun sequence:
TGCGTAATttcactttggggactaaggtgcacctgacccaagtcacagtcCTGTCCTTCGCCTCCTTTGCTTGTTAAAGTTGGACAACAAATAAAGTTGGCAATGCTGATGCATTCGAATTGAGGGGCTGATGAAGATTACTGAATATAGATGGACGGCCGCAAGATTGAACAAACCTGTGTTGGAAGTCATgacagccagattgctccttggaagtgaggactaTGAGGCTGTGGAAAAGGACTCCATGCTTGGTAGATGGAcaccagaggaaggccctcaatgagatggattgactcactgacagcatcagtgggctcaaacataaccattgtgGGGTGCGTGCAGGACCACCCTGCAGTGTctcactctgttgtacacagaattCCTACGAGTTGGAACTGGCCTGACGGCATCGCACAACCGCTCCTGGCTGATGTGATCATTATTAAGGAGGCATTAAtaatagaaggagccctggtggtgcagtgtgtgctgagctgctaactgatgagtcggtggttcaaatgcaTCGGCCCGTCAGTGcctggggagaaaggtgaagccgtCTAAGCCCAAAAGACGTACAGCCTCCGagaccccacagagcagttctactctgcactacGGGTGGGTCACTCGGCAGAGGGATCGACTGCAAAGTAGTCGGCCATCACACTAGATGCTTTCTTTTCTCGATTAGCTTTCTTagtggatttatttatttttgctctaAACTTGGCTAAAACACTGCAATGAAAACTATACTCAGATATCTCAGGCATGTAAAGTTTAACAGCAGGGATTTAACATGGTAAGACAGTGTTTGGTAAGTATGCAATGagaatgtaattttttaaaagaccctGTGGCCGTGGACAAAATAATGAAGGACCTGGACCAGTGCCTTCTCTTAACCAGTTAGAATTTTGGTCCTTAAAGGCCTGGATTGCTGGCCGAAAGGCTGAAGGGTCAAGTCCACCGAGGTATGCTTCAGAAGAACGTTCTGGCGATCTGTTTCCAACCCATTAAAAACCCTaggaggggacagttctactctggcacacatggcgctaccatgagttggaatcaacttgatgacaattaaaaaaacaaaacaaaacattaaacaacaaaaaccaagtgGGATCGATGAGAGAAATTAGAATCCAAGTCTGCATGGAGAGAGTTTTCCTTTGCTGGTTCGTGAACAGACCTGCTGTGTGCGGCCCCCTCGGGGGACTCTGGCTCCGCTTGACACGGAAACGGGTACACGCATGTCTCATGGAACAAACATTCTATCTCAGGTTaggtattaaaaaaagaatttgtttaTTGTAGGCAAGAGGACGCAAACAATGTAAAAATCAAAAGCTTATCTGGCATGGAATTGACTTTCCTTTCTCTACTTATCAGATGGGACTTGGCTTCGATTTGTACATGTTATCCTAAAGGGCCCCAGCCCGCTCATGCAATCCTCATGGGGGAGAAGCTGGGGGACAGACCCCTAAAGCAAATCTTTGGGATCCTTCTGGTCAGGGTGGGAGCGATTCTTCCAGTCTGCCTCGTCTTACTTCTTTCCCTTCTGCTTCATGTGCACGACAAAATAGTCGTTGCAGGCGATGGTGAGCCCGGCGATGAGGGAAAAGAAGCTCTGGAAGCCCACTTTGCCATCTCGGCACTGGTCCAGGTCCTTCATTATTTTGTCCACGGCCAGAGGGTCTTTTTGGttctgaaaaaaagagaaagaacaaagGCGAGAAACGTCAGCCGGAGGCGTCGCACTGATGAGCTCACCTGATTTGCGATGCTGATCACCACGGGGCACTCCCCTGGCGATCTGAGCTCTGGCTCGTGAGGGCGGGGGAGGTCATCTAGATGCATTCTCATCCTTGGGGGGCACGCGTCGGCAAATGCACATTTACGCGAAGCTACGAAGAGAGGTCCCTGCGACATTCATTCATGTCGCGGCCGGCACCTTAGACACGGACGGTTTCAGAACGCTCGGGAGAGGAGACTGCAGAAGCTGCTCTCTGAAGTTTGAATCCAGGCGCTCTTCCACTGAGCACCTAACACAGTCTGCTGACTGCTCCGTTCTCTTGGTCCACTATTTAAAACAATCACAAGGTCTGCCTAAGAACCATCCTCGCTTGCCCATGTTGTAGTTGAAACACACATCTTCttagtaaaacaaacaaatgaaacaaaacaagctCATTgctgattccaacccataatgcACCCTACGTAGGGTTATTAAGACtatacatctttctgggagcagagagcctccatgGGTCGATTCGATTGTTTTCTCCTGGGCTCCTGAAGTCAGTACAGGGTGTTTCTGAGCTTAGAAAAGAAGGAGCGACAAGTCCTATTGCTCCTTGGCACAGCTGAGGCTGAGCTCGTGTGACATGTGACCTGTGTAAGGTACGCAGGTCCGTGAACCCTAGTCCTGTCAACTCTGAATCGAGGGGGTTGGACTAGTATCTCTAAGAACCCTCCTGGAAGGGGAAGAGTGTGACATGTCATGACGGCAGAGGGAGGGATGGCCCGCTGGGGCTTGTGAAAGGGTTCTGATGAAGAGCTATGCATTCCAAGGCCAGTGCTACCGAGCGATGGAACTGCACTGATCAACTGCATTGATCAAGCTGAGCAGCAGCCGTGCCTAACAACGGGTCAGCAGCAAATGGCCACCCTAAGGGAGGGCCGCACACATGCTCCGGACAGCCGTCTCCGCTCTCAGTGGGTGGCAGCTCCTGGCcaccccttcagcttcctggcagtGGTCAGAATGAGTAACATTTGGATGAACGAAGGGGTCCGTTTTAGAAGccagggcagtgagtgtgggcgGGCCTGGAGCTGGGCCTAGACTCAACTACGGCGCTGCCTCCAACGTGGTCCGCTCCCCACCCCCTGGATGCTGCCAATGCTACAGAGCCCTTGGGGGGAAAGACCCCAGCTTCCATGACCATCATCCAGGCTGGTCACATAAACAACTACATGACTCACGCATGCTGTCGCGTCCTGAGAAAGCCTCTTTTCATGTGGCAGTCAGTCATAGGGGCAGGACATTCTGTCCTGACATTTCATACTGGCTTTGGGGATCATTATGCCCTGCCCCTCGCTCACTCAtgttacagaggaggaaacagagagCCGAAGCCATGGAGGGCCCTTGGATTCATTAGGGCAGAGTTGGATCTGCTAACTCCTGCTCTGGGGCGGCTGCATCCTTAAAAACTAGTtgctaaaaacaataataaacaaaCCGCATTGCCGTTGAGTCGGCGCTGGCTCACATAGACCCTCTGGCTCATAGCCCACTGTGTTCCAAAGGCGTTTCAATGGCGGACTGTCGGGCTTTTCTCTTGAGGCATCTCTGGAtggattagaactgccaaccttgcgattagcagctgagcacggtGCCCGAGCACAGCACTCGGGAGGCCAGCTCCCAGGACTCTGGAACCACGGAGCTCCGTTTGAGAGGGCACCATGGTCATTGCATCGCTGAGGCAGGCTGCCTGTTACCTGCTTATTTACCGGGTACTGATGAGATGCAAATCACAGTGCTCCACAAAGCCCCCTGTGTACTTGACTCAGATGCCGGGGCTTAACCCATGTGCTATTGCCCGGGAGGATGACCAGGGGCCCTGCGGCCCTGCCTTTTCCCATCACTGCCCTTCACTGGGCAGTGAAGGCTAATGCATGATTCAGGGCTAATGCTTGATTCAAGCCCTCGCAGAATAGCAAGCCTTTCAAAGCCATCACGTCTGTGGCAGGAAAAGAAAGTCGTAACATGACAATCTAGTATTCTGTCCAACTGGTTTACaactgtgtgggggtgggggccgggggtGTAGGCCAGCTGTGGCTTGTGGCCTAATATCCTGAGCGCTGTGTCTCTGCGGAGCCCTTGCCAGTCTTCACGTGGCCTTCTCTTCCATCTGCTAACAGGAACGCCACGGCTCACACCACGCTCCTGAGCGCGCTTGCTCCCACTGTTGGGGTGCAGCGTGCTCTCACTCAGTGGATCCTCCACACGGACTGTCGGCAGATTTGAAtcgaggggctggggtggggtggggaatcccTTGATCTGAAGGGGTTGACAGAGGGGCATTCAAGCCATTCAATGTGGCCCGTGAGCAGGAGGTGGCCCTTCAGGTTCACAGACGTCTGTGCAGGCAGGTGCCTGGTGGACTGTTCTCTTGTGAAAGCCTTCTTTTCAGTCCCAGTCATCTCAATGGACACAGGCGACTCTGGGCGGTGTTTTTCTATCGCACACCCAGTATGGTGATTTGTAGGGAGTCTGATTGCAACTGCCAATTGTAAACTCCTTGAGGCCAGTGACTGTGTCTCCGTGGCTCTCCACCTCTGACCCAGTCTTACAAAGAACAGCTTCACGAGTAGTGACTTGGGACCCAGCCAGGGAAGGGATGGACAAAGAAAAAGGGGACGCACCGGGGTCTGGAAGCATTGCTTCCCCCACCCCGAGTCCGGCAGCACTTACTTCCAGAAATCCAGGGAACTCCTTCTCCATGAGCACCCGCAGGTCCTCCTTCGTTAAGTAGCATTTGTCCCCAGCAAATTTGTGGAACGTGAACATCATTGTTTCCATGGCATGTTCCATTTGAGACGGCATTTTGGCGAGGTCTGTGGGAGCCCGGAGAGAatgtcagcaagcagggttgatgGAAGCTAGTCGACCACATGCaccaccagcctttccacagTCACCAGGGGAGGGGCcggggggccgggggtggggtggggtggggtgggggtggtaaggcTCGGTGATCCTTTTGGTCCCTTTATCACTTCAATGAAGCTAAGAACCAGTTCACCATCGCCTGGGGATCTCTTGCTGGTGAAAATAGACAATTTGGGTATTGGGTGCTTTGAATGAGGGATTTATCTGGCTGCTAGTGAATTCTGCATAAGTCACGTAATGAATAAAAAGTGTAATCATAGGGAAAAGCAAGATCAGTGTCCCTCTTTTCACTGACAAATCACCAACAGAGAGAACAGATGTTGCCTCATTCCAGGGGGGTGCTGGGAATAGGCCTTATCCATGGCTGTGTACCGACAGCCCACCCAGCCAAAGCTCTGAGCTTCACTGGCTCACCAGAACAGTCTGATCCAAGGATTTCAAAATTAGGTTAGAAATCTGCTGTAATATGTACCAGAGGCTTTGAGTTTGTGAGAAGATAGATAATGGGATGTCCCCCAAACCTTTTTGATATCCTCCGGTATGCTTCAACACAGTTCTGCACTTGGTATTTACTCTGATAAGGACATTTGCTTCTCTGGTAGTAACATGAATTAGTCACACCCCAATAAAAGCTAGCCCAGCCCattccaagcttcttaaactgcggGCCACTGAATGTGGGGGCATGAAAAATCTGATGGCTGTAAAGGTTTCTGTGTGCACAATGACCAAAAATCGATTCAAAATCCAGGTTGTAATGCGTAAGAGATGATTCAGGCGGTGCTTGCCCATGTGGCAAATTTCTCCGACAGAAAGGGTTGAGAGCAGAAAAATTTAAGAAGCCCTGAGAAGGTTCACTTGAGAAGGtaccaaaatcaaaccaaactcattaccatcgaATCCATAGCGAccatttaggacagggtagaactaactgtccctgtgggtttccaaggttggacAAGTAACAGTAAATCCTAAATCCTagggctatctatctatctatctatctatctatctatctatctactgtaTAAGTAGCAGTAAATCCTAAATCTTagggaaatctctctctctctctccacactgtACACATAACAGGGATATCCTAGGGATATCTCTCTCTGTATGTATCCCTAGACTGAAGAGGTCAAGTCTGGGGTGAAGTTGGAGAGCAAGACCTTTTCACCAtgaagggctttgaagaaaagaaAGGACGCACACCCACTCATTCTATTCGGGGATAATGACCTGGGGCCGCCGTCTCATAGGCACCCGTGCCTGGTACTTTAACAGGAGCTTAATGAAATTTAGCTTTTTTGAAAGGAAAGTTTTGGCCAGAGTAGAAATCTTTGACAAGCATCATCTAAAATCAGCCCTGGATAGGAAATAGGAGAATTGAAGTAAAAAATAGTAAGAGaccactccctcctcctcttcctgttcACTCCCCTACAAAAAATCAATCTCAGCACTTGACTTTGAACACAGGTTGGAAGGTTTGCCGGCAGAATCCTGAGAGGTGCTTTCCCTGGGCCATCCTGGCTGCCAGATGTGTTCTACCTCTTAATCCTCAGAAAAGCCCGGGAAGCATGGAGCCAAAGAGCCTGTGCTACTCCGGAGAATGCTACTCTGCAGAATGTGGTGTGACTCAGCTAGCAGGCAGCTTTCTCTGTAGAGAGCAGCCCATGAATGCCGCAAAGTCCAAGGCACAGGAATGCCAGCGGAAGCCACACCCTTCCCCTGGTCTTCTGCACAGCCAGATCTGACGCATCTGCCACCCCGATGGCAGTGTGCGTAGTGGGGAGGCTGCCTGGTCTGGCTCCGGAAGTTCAGCCTCTCATGTCCTTTAAGAAAAATGAACGGAGCGAGTCCTTTTCCTATGGGAAAAGGACTGGGACTCCCACCCCAGTGGTTACACACTTCAGGAAAGGAATTAGATGCTCCGGGGATTTAAAAACACCTGTGCCTAAGCTCAGAGGGGCAGAGCAATTCCCTAGCACCCAAGAGCCTAGAATGCCTTGGAATGAGTGGTGGGCCATCTAGGTCACCCTTCCCTACAGAGGAGTGAAGGAAACCCAAAGTGCAGGGCGGGGAGCCAGAGAGTAAGAAGGGCGATGCAGCAGGTGGACCACTCACTGGTCCTGACTTGAGGGGACGCCACGGGTCGTGGAGCAGAAAACCATGCTCCACAGAGCTCTCGGTCCATCAAGGATAGACTCTGagctgtgatcttttggaagcagagtggctggcctttcttccaaggtcccTCTGAATGAACTGAACCACCACTTTATCATTCATACCACTCATGGGCTGCGTAGTAGGTCatccccaacccccccaccccaaaccaaactcactgtcattgaatcaattctgcctcatagtgaccttatgggacagggtagaactgagggTGTAACTGTTTCccagagtaaaaagccccatctttctcactcggagcagctggtggcttcaaactggtgactttgtggttagcagaccaacgcataaccacactaccaggcctcctctgCAGTAGGTCAAGACTGTCTGCAATAGGAATCCAGGGGAATTCAAGAACGTCTAAGAAATGCTGCTCGTGCAAGTTGAGAGCTGAGGCTATCCGCTCTCTTGACTCTCTTCTTCTGGACTCTCTTACTAGCCGCGAGAGAGCACTCAGCTGCCCATTGGGGTCCCCTTCACCCCCAAGCTGTCTCATTCAGCGAATGGTCAGCTGACCCCCTCAAGCCCACTATACCTTAAGCAGGGTCTATTACAGGTGGCAAAGGAACAATGAACAGGTCTCGACACCTTGAGCTGCTAACAAGGAACTCTGCTTTTCAAGAGCCGGCTCTGACTAAGGACAAAAGACAGGCGGGAACGTGGTGACTAAGACTGTTCTCTGGGGGCTAGGGCGTGAATCACCTCTGTGGCCACTAGGCTCTTCTTTTGGCTGCACACTCCACCCCTGGGCGGGGCCTAGCTGGGTGGGACTGATTGCTGCCCTGACCGTTGGTTGCTGAAGTAGCAGTTCCTCTGGGACTTGACTGGCTTTCCAGTCCCTGCAGTCACCCCCATACACTTGGATCCTGGGCAGGGTTGGGCTCCCTGGTTGGATGCACTGAGCGaagggcctgggcctggggctccactcCTACACTGCACTTCCAACCTTCCACCCTGAAACACTCAATCCCATTGAATTGTTCACCTGCATGCCTCTGCCGTAGACTTAAGTCCCCCATGGCCAAGAACTCGGAATTACTCTGCTTTTActtttttaaagaacagtttGCTGAATGAGCGAATGAATGAGTGCGTCAAATGACCCCTTGGCAGGCGCTGAGTCCAGGTTTGATGACCCAGGTCTGGGCTCGGCAAAGCCTTATGGGAGCTAGGAAAGGCCAGGAGAGAGCCCCGCAAAAGGGCTCCCCTATGAAAGGCACAGGAGACCACAGAGGGCAGCACATTCCACCCGGCAAGGAGAAACGTTGTGTGCTGCGAAACAGGTCTGGTCAGACGCTGACAGACTTCTCTGCTCTCCCACAAGCCCTGTTTTCTCTGGCCTCACTCATCCCACTGCCAGCTTCCTGCTTCTCCAGCTCTGCTACCTCCCCGTGAGCTCAGAGGCTTCCAGGATCTCTGCTCACTCCCCTTCCAGTAAACCGTTCGTTCGTTGTGTTTGCACATGACCTCTGTATGTTTGCCTGGGCAACAGACGGCAAGAGTCCTAAGAATGGAGGCTTGGAAAGGGCTGGAGTCTTTCTCTATGAAATGTCCTCTATTAAGAGAGAATCTAG
Proteins encoded in this window:
- the S100A10 gene encoding protein S100-A10, whose translation is MPSQMEHAMETMMFTFHKFAGDKCYLTKEDLRVLMEKEFPGFLENQKDPLAVDKIMKDLDQCRDGKVGFQSFFSLIAGLTIACNDYFVVHMKQKGKK